The DNA segment GGCGCCGTGGCCGTCCCAGGCCTTCGTCTTGCCCCTCCCCTTGATCTCGGCCGCGAGGTTGTTCGCGACCGTCTCCGCCTGGCCGTGGGCGAAGACCCCCGCCTTGGGCAGGTACGGCACGTAGCCGTTCGGGGTCGCCACGGCCGTCACGTCGCCGAGGGCGTACACGCCCGGGATCTTCGTTTCCATGGTCGCGGGGTTCACGGGGATCCAACCCGTCCCGTCCGTGAGGCCCGCGTCCACGACCGGCTTCGGCGCGCGATGGGGCGGCACGCAGAACAGGAGATCGTACGCCAGGGTCTCCCCGCCCTCGAAGCGTAGCTCCCGCGGCCCAATTTCCGCGAGCTTGCGCTTGGGGCGGTAGTCAATGCCCCGCGAGGCCAGGAGCCCGGCGACTTGTCCTCCGATCTCGGAGCCCGCCGCGGGCATCGGGGCACCCTCGGGCGTGAAGAACGCGAGCTGGACCCGGTCCCGGAGCCCCTTCCGCGTGTACAGGTCGTCGAGGAGCAGCGCCACCTCGTACGGGGCCGCAGGGCACTTGAACGGGAGCCGCGAGACGCCGACCGCGATGGTCCCCCCGCCGAATCTTTCGAGGGCCTGCTTGAACCGCATCGCGGAGTCGACGTCGTACACGTGGTGGGCGTGTTCGGCGAACCCGGGGACCGTCTCGGGCGCGTACTCGGCTCCGAGGGCGACGATCAGGTGGTCATAGGGCAGCTCGCCCTTCGTGGTCTTCACGGCCTTGCCCGTCACGTCGATGGATGTGACGTCACTCTCGACGACGTCGACCCCCTTCGAGGCCAAGGGACGGTAGTCGCGTTGCAGTGCGTCGGGGGTGCGGAGGCCGAGCATGAGCCACGGGAAGGAGGGCGGGAATGCGAAGCGCTTCTTCCGCTCCACGAGTCGGACTCGCGCTCGGTCTCCGAGCTTCTCCTTGAGCAACGACGCAGCTGCGACGCCTCCGATGCCTCCGCCAAGGACGAGGACCGTCCTCTCCGCCATCGCCGACCCCCCCGGCCGCATCCCGATGGCCGTCGGGGGCTTTCACGGTTCCGATGGCGAACGCCGTCCCTCGCGCGGGCGGAGCTCATCCGGGCGAGCCAGGGTTCCGGAGGACCGTCGTCGCCACGCCGTCGAGGCAGAGCGGGGACAGCTTCCCGACCGAATCCTCCTGCGCGCAGACGCGGCTGAGGTCGCATCCAGGGCAGAAGCGGGCGTGGAGGTCCTCTTGCGTGACGCCGAGCACGCCGGCGCGGTCGAAGAGCTCGTAGAGGAGCTTGAGGTACTTGCCCTCGGCGAGGCGAGGGACCTCGTACTTGGCCGCCTTCAGTCCGCCTTTGGAGAGGGTCCAGTACTCGTAGAGGCGGCGCGCGCCCTTCGAGGCGTTGCAGGACCGGCAGACCCAGGTCGCGTTCTTCTCGTCCTCGGGGCCGAGGAACGCCCGGGGCATCAGGTGATCCAGCGTCAGGTCCCCCGCGCGGCCGCAATACATGCACCGGTGGAAGTCGTTGCGCTCCTTGACGTACTCACGGATCGAGTCCCAGGCGATCTCCCCGGACCGGAGCTTCTGGAAGCGTTCCATGACGAAGGCCCACTGCCGCTTGCCGACGCCTGCGGAGTCCGCGATGATCTTCGCGTACTGCCAGTACATCAGATCGCGGAGGTCACGGATCGCGGCGGGCGGCATGCGTCCCCTTCTAGATTTTGGCAGGCGGCGCACGCACGATGAAGCTTCGGTACGTATTGTGGCAGTGACTCAGCCAGCCGCCTTCCGTTCGAGTTCCTTGAGGGCCCCGAGGACCCCCTGGGTGCGTGCGAAGTCCCGCATCCGGCGCCGGTCAAGTCGCCCCCTCTGCCGCACGAGGATCCCGAGCGCGTCCTCGATGTCCTGGTCGCTCCCATAGACGAGCTTCATCACGACCGTGTGCTCCGGGTTCGCGATGGGGAGGTTGGCGCCCCGCCACCGGACACGGATTGCCCGCCGGATCGTGTCCTTGGCCGCGGGCCTCGAGGCCGGAGCCAGGTCCAGGTGGAACCCCGAGCGCGGGTCGTGGACCGTGCAATGGGAACCCTCGGCGAGCGCATCCCGAAGGTCC comes from the Thermoplasmata archaeon genome and includes:
- a CDS encoding FAD/NAD(P)-binding oxidoreductase is translated as MAERTVLVLGGGIGGVAAASLLKEKLGDRARVRLVERKKRFAFPPSFPWLMLGLRTPDALQRDYRPLASKGVDVVESDVTSIDVTGKAVKTTKGELPYDHLIVALGAEYAPETVPGFAEHAHHVYDVDSAMRFKQALERFGGGTIAVGVSRLPFKCPAAPYEVALLLDDLYTRKGLRDRVQLAFFTPEGAPMPAAGSEIGGQVAGLLASRGIDYRPKRKLAEIGPRELRFEGGETLAYDLLFCVPPHRAPKPVVDAGLTDGTGWIPVNPATMETKIPGVYALGDVTAVATPNGYVPYLPKAGVFAHGQAETVANNLAAEIKGRGKTKAWDGHGACFLEVGRGQSAFVTGNFLAAPKPDLDFHMPGKVWHMQKVLFERHWMSRWF
- a CDS encoding HNH endonuclease signature motif containing protein; the encoded protein is MPPAAIRDLRDLMYWQYAKIIADSAGVGKRQWAFVMERFQKLRSGEIAWDSIREYVKERNDFHRCMYCGRAGDLTLDHLMPRAFLGPEDEKNATWVCRSCNASKGARRLYEYWTLSKGGLKAAKYEVPRLAEGKYLKLLYELFDRAGVLGVTQEDLHARFCPGCDLSRVCAQEDSVGKLSPLCLDGVATTVLRNPGSPG